One window of Trinickia caryophylli genomic DNA carries:
- the mog gene encoding molybdopterin adenylyltransferase — protein sequence MTRATRKHPDEIVIGLVSISDRASTGVYEDKGIPALTGWLEKALSSPWQTVTRLVADDAPTISATLVELVDHVGCDLVLTTGGTGPARRDVTPEATLAVATKEMPGFGEQMRQISLNFVPTAILSRQVAVVRETPDHAALIVNLPGQPKSIQETLEGLRDTTGAIKVSGIFAAIPYCIDLIGGPYMTTREEVVAAFRPKSAQRAPRA from the coding sequence ATGACGCGAGCCACGCGTAAGCACCCCGACGAAATCGTGATCGGCCTCGTCTCGATCAGCGATCGCGCGAGCACCGGCGTGTACGAGGACAAGGGTATTCCGGCGCTGACGGGCTGGCTTGAAAAGGCGCTGAGCTCGCCGTGGCAGACCGTGACCCGGCTCGTTGCCGACGATGCGCCGACCATCTCCGCCACGCTCGTCGAACTCGTCGACCACGTCGGCTGCGATCTCGTCCTGACGACGGGCGGCACGGGCCCTGCCCGCCGCGACGTCACACCCGAGGCAACGCTTGCAGTGGCGACGAAGGAAATGCCCGGCTTCGGCGAGCAGATGCGGCAGATCAGCCTGAACTTCGTGCCGACGGCGATTCTCTCTCGCCAAGTCGCCGTTGTGCGGGAGACGCCGGACCATGCAGCGCTCATCGTGAATCTTCCGGGCCAACCGAAATCGATTCAAGAAACGCTGGAAGGGTTGCGGGACACGACCGGTGCCATAAAAGTATCGGGCATTTTCGCGGCCATCCCTTACTGCATCGATCTGATCGGCGGGCCGTACATGACGACGCGCGAGGAAGTCGTGGCGGCCTTCCGGCCGAAGAGTGCGCAACGGGCGCCGCGCGCATAA
- the rsgA gene encoding ribosome small subunit-dependent GTPase A encodes MTRRPTKSAAGADGTARLDGLVVAAHGRHYLVATGDRPHTFVQCFPRGKKSEIAVGDRVVYESTSADQGVIVEIGERRNLLYRSDQYKSKLFAANLDQLLIVLATEPHFSEDLLGRALVAAEANSLAPLIVLNKTDIEPALPRARARLAPYRQLGYDVWELSVKAQPDEARALLGARLRAHATLLLGQSGMGKSTLVNLLVPEADAATREISTALNSGRHTTTFTRLYTLPDGGELIDSPGFQEFGLHHMTEGQLERAFPEFRPLLAHCRFYNCHHLHEPGCAVLEAVADGRVARERHALYAQLVHEANQVVR; translated from the coding sequence ATGACCCGCCGCCCGACCAAATCCGCCGCGGGAGCGGACGGTACCGCGCGCCTCGACGGGCTCGTCGTCGCGGCGCACGGCCGCCACTACCTCGTGGCCACGGGCGACCGCCCACATACGTTCGTCCAGTGTTTTCCGCGCGGCAAGAAAAGCGAGATCGCGGTGGGCGATCGTGTCGTCTATGAATCCACTTCCGCCGATCAGGGGGTGATCGTCGAGATCGGCGAGCGCCGCAATCTCCTTTATCGGTCGGACCAGTACAAATCGAAGCTGTTCGCGGCGAATCTCGATCAGTTGCTGATCGTGCTCGCCACCGAGCCTCACTTCAGCGAAGATCTGCTCGGCCGGGCACTCGTCGCCGCCGAGGCGAACAGCCTGGCGCCCCTGATCGTGCTGAACAAGACCGACATCGAACCGGCCCTGCCGCGCGCCCGCGCGAGGCTGGCGCCTTATCGCCAGCTCGGCTACGACGTATGGGAATTGTCCGTGAAGGCGCAGCCCGACGAGGCTCGCGCGCTGCTCGGCGCAAGGCTCCGCGCGCATGCCACGCTTTTGCTCGGACAGTCAGGTATGGGCAAATCGACGCTCGTGAATCTGCTGGTGCCGGAAGCGGACGCGGCGACGCGCGAAATCTCGACTGCGCTCAACAGCGGCCGCCATACGACGACCTTCACACGGCTCTACACGCTGCCGGACGGCGGTGAGCTGATCGATTCGCCAGGATTCCAGGAGTTCGGACTGCACCATATGACGGAAGGCCAGCTCGAACGCGCTTTCCCGGAGTTCCGGCCGCTCCTGGCGCATTGCCGCTTTTACAACTGTCATCACCTGCACGAGCCCGGTTGCGCCGTATTGGAGGCAGTCGCCGACGGCCGCGTCGCACGGGAGCGCCATGCACTCTATGCCCAGCTCGTGCACGAGGCGAATCAGGTGGTACGCTAG
- the rplS gene encoding 50S ribosomal protein L19, with translation MNLIAKLEQEEIERVLAGKTVPDFAPGDTVIVNVNVVEGSRKRVQAYEGVVIAKRNRGLNSSFIVRKISSGEGVERTFQTYSPLLASIVVKRRGDVRRAKLYYLRERSGKSARIKEKLVFKDRTAS, from the coding sequence ATGAATTTGATTGCAAAACTCGAGCAGGAAGAAATCGAGCGCGTGCTCGCAGGCAAGACCGTTCCCGACTTCGCCCCCGGCGATACGGTAATCGTCAACGTGAACGTGGTTGAAGGTAGCCGCAAGCGTGTGCAGGCCTACGAAGGCGTCGTCATCGCCAAGCGCAACCGCGGTCTGAACTCGTCGTTCATCGTTCGCAAGATCTCGTCGGGCGAAGGCGTGGAGCGTACGTTCCAGACCTACTCGCCGCTGTTGGCGAGCATCGTCGTGAAGCGTCGCGGCGATGTGCGTCGTGCCAAGCTCTACTACCTGCGCGAGCGTTCGGGCAAGTCGGCTCGAATCAAGGAAAAGCTGGTCTTCAAGGACCGCACCGCTTCCTGA
- the pmbA gene encoding metalloprotease PmbA yields the protein MAADTDTPQRFFPHTQDELKEIASDILRHAKSLGATDAATEISEGDGLSVSVRRGEVETIEHNRDKMVGVTVFIGAKRGNASTSDFSKEALRDTVAAAYNIARFTAEDHCAGLAEAELLEKAPRDLDLYHPWQLSADEAVEIARRAEDAAFATDPQIRNSEGASVSAQHSQFVLATTRGFLAGYPYSRHYVACAPIAGSGRNMQRDDWYSSKRSAGELAPPEAVGRYAAQRALARLNARRLDTRKVPVLFEAPLAAGLLGAFVQATSGGALYRKTSFLVDSLGKPVFAPHVQIVEDPHVPRAMGSAPFDEEGVRTQRRAVVKDGVVEGYFLSTYSARKLGMQTTGNAGGSHNLSLASSATQPGDDFEAMLRKLGTGLLLTELMGQGVNYVTGDYSRGASGFWVENGEIQYAVEEITVASTLQEMFRHIAAIGADTIVRGTKQTGSVLIEQMTVAGQ from the coding sequence ATGGCAGCGGATACCGACACCCCCCAACGCTTTTTCCCGCATACGCAAGACGAACTCAAAGAGATCGCGTCGGACATTCTTCGCCATGCGAAATCGCTCGGCGCGACGGATGCCGCGACGGAGATCTCCGAGGGGGACGGCCTGTCCGTCTCCGTACGGCGTGGCGAGGTCGAGACGATCGAGCACAACCGGGACAAGATGGTGGGTGTCACCGTGTTCATCGGCGCCAAGCGCGGTAATGCCAGTACTTCCGATTTTTCGAAGGAGGCGCTGCGCGACACCGTCGCGGCGGCTTACAACATCGCGCGTTTCACGGCCGAAGATCATTGCGCGGGTCTTGCCGAAGCCGAACTGCTCGAAAAGGCGCCGCGCGATCTCGACCTTTACCATCCGTGGCAACTGAGCGCCGATGAAGCCGTCGAAATCGCACGCCGAGCCGAGGACGCCGCGTTCGCGACCGACCCGCAGATTCGCAATTCGGAGGGCGCGAGCGTCTCGGCGCAGCATTCTCAGTTCGTGCTGGCGACTACGCGCGGCTTTCTGGCTGGCTATCCGTATTCGCGCCACTACGTTGCATGCGCGCCGATCGCGGGCAGCGGGCGCAACATGCAGCGCGACGACTGGTACTCGTCCAAGCGCAGCGCCGGCGAGCTCGCGCCGCCGGAGGCTGTGGGGCGGTATGCGGCCCAACGGGCACTCGCGCGGCTGAATGCACGCCGCCTCGATACGCGCAAGGTGCCGGTGCTGTTCGAGGCGCCGCTCGCTGCCGGGCTGCTCGGCGCATTCGTGCAGGCCACGAGCGGTGGCGCGCTTTACCGCAAGACTTCGTTTCTCGTCGACAGTCTCGGCAAGCCTGTCTTCGCGCCGCATGTGCAGATCGTCGAGGATCCCCATGTGCCGCGCGCCATGGGCAGCGCGCCATTCGACGAAGAGGGCGTGCGCACGCAGCGGCGCGCCGTCGTGAAGGATGGCGTGGTCGAAGGGTATTTTCTGTCGACCTATTCCGCACGCAAACTCGGCATGCAGACTACGGGCAATGCAGGCGGATCGCACAACCTGTCGCTGGCCAGCTCGGCCACGCAACCGGGCGACGATTTCGAAGCCATGCTCAGGAAACTCGGTACGGGCCTGCTGCTGACCGAGCTGATGGGGCAGGGCGTCAACTACGTGACGGGCGACTATTCGCGCGGCGCTTCCGGGTTCTGGGTCGAAAACGGCGAGATCCAGTACGCGGTGGAGGAGATCACGGTTGCCAGTACGCTGCAGGAGATGTTCCGTCACATCGCGGCGATCGGTGCCGATACGATCGTGCGCGGGACGAAGCAAACGGGCTCGGTGCTGATCGAACAGATGACGGTTGCGGGGCAGTAA
- a CDS encoding CobD/CbiB family protein: MTFFSVLLALVIEQLRALSPNNPVFALLQYHAEWAEQGFDAGKRKHGILAWLVVVLPWTLAVAAVYYVLFRISFVLAFLWNVVIVYFTLGFRQFSHYFTDIHLALNNDDVPRAREILNEWTGMDTVDMPVGEIVRHTLIHAVVASHRHVFGVFFWFLVPIGPAGAVLYRISEYLARSWSTPAGDRTAAFGTFAKGAFFVMDWVPARLTALGFAIVGNFEDAIYAWRNHARQWPDANDGVLLAAGSGALGARLAGPLAEPSSLEALGAPDGGPIPVGDDCTPRTLQSAVGLVWRAVILWMILLLMLTIAVWVG; this comes from the coding sequence ATGACCTTTTTCTCCGTATTGCTGGCACTCGTTATCGAACAGTTGCGTGCGCTCTCGCCGAACAATCCGGTGTTCGCATTGCTTCAATATCATGCGGAATGGGCGGAGCAAGGCTTCGATGCCGGCAAGCGCAAGCACGGCATACTCGCGTGGCTCGTCGTCGTGCTGCCGTGGACGCTCGCCGTGGCAGCCGTCTATTACGTCCTTTTTCGCATCAGCTTCGTGCTGGCGTTTCTCTGGAACGTCGTCATCGTTTATTTCACCCTCGGTTTCCGGCAATTCAGCCATTACTTCACCGATATCCATCTCGCGCTCAATAACGACGACGTACCGCGGGCACGCGAAATCCTCAACGAGTGGACGGGCATGGATACAGTGGATATGCCAGTCGGCGAAATCGTCCGTCACACGCTTATCCACGCAGTTGTCGCTTCGCATCGTCACGTGTTCGGCGTCTTCTTCTGGTTTCTGGTACCGATCGGGCCAGCAGGCGCCGTCCTTTACCGCATTTCGGAGTACCTCGCGCGCTCGTGGTCGACGCCGGCGGGTGACCGGACCGCCGCCTTCGGGACGTTCGCGAAAGGTGCATTCTTCGTGATGGACTGGGTGCCGGCGCGGTTGACCGCGCTAGGGTTTGCGATCGTCGGCAATTTCGAAGATGCCATTTACGCGTGGCGCAACCATGCGCGACAGTGGCCGGATGCGAACGATGGCGTGCTGCTCGCAGCCGGTAGCGGGGCGCTCGGTGCCCGATTGGCCGGACCGCTCGCCGAGCCGTCGAGCCTCGAGGCGCTGGGTGCGCCCGATGGCGGCCCGATTCCGGTCGGCGACGACTGCACGCCGCGTACGCTACAGTCGGCCGTCGGCCTGGTGTGGCGCGCCGTCATCCTCTGGATGATTCTGCTGCTGATGTTGACGATCGCTGTCTGGGTCGGCTGA
- a CDS encoding putative signal transducing protein yields the protein MKLMRAPNALIGQHWVNLLTVAGIPCELHNRYLHGALGEIPAEQCSPELWLIDERDAVIARTIIERGMAGPESQSAPWRCRQCGEMLEPQFTTCWRCATARDPLDN from the coding sequence CTGAAACTGATGCGCGCCCCAAATGCCCTGATCGGCCAGCACTGGGTGAACCTGCTGACCGTCGCTGGCATCCCTTGCGAGCTACACAACCGGTATCTGCATGGCGCCCTCGGCGAAATCCCCGCGGAGCAATGCTCGCCGGAGCTGTGGCTGATCGATGAGCGCGATGCGGTTATCGCCAGGACGATCATCGAGCGAGGGATGGCCGGCCCGGAGTCTCAGAGCGCGCCCTGGCGCTGCAGACAGTGCGGCGAAATGCTGGAGCCGCAGTTCACGACCTGCTGGCGATGCGCGACAGCACGTGACCCGCTTGACAACTGA
- the orn gene encoding oligoribonuclease, with amino-acid sequence MTDTLEPVGEPTLIRSEMNLVWLDMEMTGLEPDTDRIIEIAVVVTNSTLDRVVEGPVLAIHQSDETLGKMDDWNKNTHGRSGLIDRVRASTVTEAQAAEQIRTFLGQYVPPGKSPMCGNSICQDRRFMARWMPELEKFFHYRNLDVSTLKELCRRWQPAVYKGFQKRAMHTALADIHESIDELKYYRQHFLVVAPSAAVEGA; translated from the coding sequence ATGACTGACACTCTCGAACCCGTCGGCGAGCCGACGCTCATCCGCAGCGAGATGAATCTCGTCTGGCTCGATATGGAAATGACGGGACTCGAGCCCGACACGGACCGCATTATCGAGATTGCCGTCGTGGTCACGAATTCGACGCTCGACAGGGTGGTGGAGGGCCCCGTGCTCGCCATTCATCAGAGCGACGAGACGCTCGGAAAAATGGACGATTGGAACAAGAACACGCACGGGCGCTCCGGCCTCATCGATCGTGTGCGGGCTTCGACCGTGACCGAGGCACAGGCCGCCGAGCAGATTCGCACGTTTCTCGGCCAGTACGTGCCGCCCGGGAAGTCGCCGATGTGCGGTAACTCCATTTGCCAGGATCGGCGCTTCATGGCGCGCTGGATGCCCGAGCTCGAGAAGTTCTTCCACTATCGCAACCTCGACGTCAGCACGCTCAAGGAGCTCTGCCGCCGCTGGCAGCCAGCCGTCTACAAGGGCTTCCAAAAGCGCGCGATGCATACCGCGCTCGCCGACATTCACGAATCGATCGACGAACTCAAGTACTACCGGCAGCACTTTCTCGTCGTAGCGCCGAGCGCAGCGGTCGAGGGCGCCTGA
- a CDS encoding M48 family metallopeptidase: MPSFYFTALFAATVLAMVGTKLWLASRQVRFVCAHRGGVPDQFAGTITLAAHQRAADYTVERTRLGMIEVVVAAAVTIGLTLLGGVQWLDTTVSGWLGRGYIGQIALVAVVVAVTSLIDLPFDYYRQFVVEERFGFNRMTKTIFFADLAKGTVLGAAFGLPLVFVVLWLMEQAGAFWWLWAWAVLVVFQLLVLILYPTLIAPLFNKFEPLSDEALKARIEALMKRCGFAAKGLFVMDGSRRSAHGNAYFTGFGAAKRIVFFDTLLSRLTGSEIEAVLAHELGHFKRRHVVKRMIVTFGLSLVLLALLGWLTQRTWFYEGLGVEPSMTASNNGLALVLFFLALPAFVFFVTPLGSLSSRKHEFEADAFAASQTDARELVNALVKLYEDNAATLTPDPVYTAFYYSHPPASQRIDRLLRHA, from the coding sequence ATGCCTTCTTTCTACTTCACCGCGCTGTTTGCGGCCACCGTGCTCGCCATGGTCGGCACGAAACTCTGGCTGGCCTCGCGCCAGGTGCGCTTCGTCTGCGCGCACCGCGGCGGCGTGCCGGACCAGTTCGCCGGGACTATCACGCTGGCCGCGCATCAACGCGCGGCCGACTATACGGTCGAGCGCACACGGCTGGGCATGATCGAGGTCGTCGTCGCCGCGGCCGTCACGATCGGGCTCACCTTGCTCGGCGGTGTTCAGTGGCTCGATACGACCGTCTCCGGATGGCTCGGCCGCGGCTATATCGGGCAAATCGCGCTCGTGGCGGTGGTGGTCGCGGTCACGAGCCTCATTGACCTCCCGTTCGACTACTATCGTCAATTCGTCGTCGAAGAGCGCTTCGGGTTCAACCGGATGACGAAGACCATCTTCTTCGCCGACCTCGCGAAAGGCACGGTGCTCGGCGCCGCGTTCGGTCTGCCGCTCGTCTTCGTCGTGCTTTGGCTCATGGAGCAGGCGGGCGCCTTCTGGTGGCTCTGGGCGTGGGCCGTGCTCGTGGTGTTTCAGTTGCTGGTGCTCATTCTCTATCCGACGCTGATCGCGCCGCTTTTCAACAAGTTCGAGCCGCTCAGCGACGAAGCCCTCAAAGCGCGCATCGAGGCACTGATGAAGCGCTGCGGGTTCGCCGCGAAAGGGCTTTTCGTCATGGACGGCAGCCGCCGCTCCGCGCACGGCAACGCCTACTTCACCGGATTCGGCGCAGCCAAGCGCATCGTTTTCTTCGATACGCTGCTTTCGAGGCTGACGGGCAGCGAGATCGAAGCCGTGCTCGCGCACGAGCTCGGCCATTTCAAGCGGCGCCACGTCGTCAAACGCATGATCGTGACGTTCGGGCTCAGTCTCGTCCTGCTCGCGCTGCTCGGCTGGCTCACGCAGCGAACGTGGTTCTATGAAGGGCTCGGCGTCGAACCGTCGATGACTGCCAGCAACAACGGCCTCGCACTCGTTCTCTTTTTTCTCGCCCTGCCGGCCTTCGTGTTTTTCGTCACGCCGCTCGGCAGTCTCAGCTCGCGCAAGCACGAGTTCGAGGCCGACGCGTTCGCGGCGAGCCAGACCGACGCACGCGAGCTCGTCAACGCGCTCGTGAAACTCTACGAGGACAACGCGGCCACCCTCACCCCCGATCCGGTGTACACGGCGTTCTACTATTCGCATCCTCCTGCGTCGCAGCGAATCGACCGGCTGTTGCGCCACGCATGA
- the yjgA gene encoding ribosome biogenesis factor YjgA has protein sequence MTRKTRIQPIEPADPAIDDEGGSDRPSKSQLKREMHALQALGVALVELPKDALRRMPMPEDLADAVREARRITDHEGKRRQLQYVGRLMRSLAEEEIAALRAALDAQRGESKAETARLHWIERTREQLLADDAAFTEFLRAHPGADAQAGRTLIRNARKEAQQAKPPRYYRELFQWIKAASEAPRLPGGDAAADHLTEDDDDASHA, from the coding sequence ATGACACGCAAAACCCGTATTCAGCCGATCGAACCTGCCGATCCGGCGATCGACGACGAGGGCGGCAGCGACCGCCCGAGCAAATCGCAGTTGAAACGCGAAATGCATGCGCTGCAAGCACTCGGCGTAGCACTCGTGGAGTTGCCGAAAGACGCGCTCAGACGCATGCCCATGCCGGAAGACCTTGCCGACGCCGTTCGCGAGGCCCGGCGCATCACGGACCATGAAGGCAAGCGCAGGCAGTTGCAGTACGTCGGCCGGCTGATGCGCTCGCTCGCCGAGGAGGAAATCGCGGCCCTGCGCGCCGCGCTCGATGCGCAGCGCGGCGAAAGCAAGGCCGAAACGGCGCGTCTGCACTGGATCGAACGTACGCGCGAGCAGCTGCTTGCCGACGATGCCGCCTTTACCGAGTTCCTGCGCGCGCATCCCGGCGCCGACGCCCAAGCCGGCCGCACGCTGATCCGCAATGCGCGCAAGGAAGCGCAGCAGGCGAAACCGCCGCGGTACTACCGCGAACTCTTTCAATGGATCAAGGCTGCGAGCGAAGCGCCGCGGCTGCCCGGTGGCGACGCTGCCGCCGATCACCTGACGGAAGACGACGATGACGCGAGCCACGCGTAA
- a CDS encoding CoA pyrophosphatase → MIRPVFEPEVLPIESTGADLPQVADERLTPNGLRARFAQRLVWDPEPTDVYWREPGDPRAAAVLMPLVQREAGLTVLLTQRADHLSDHAGQISFPGGRREPDDANAVATALREAHEEIALASDRVEILGALPDYLTGTGFRVTPVVGLVHPPFALEADALEVAEIFEVPLAFLMHPANHEVRVLRWEGGERRFFSMPYPRPGVGSHYFIWGATAGMLRNFYRFLVAA, encoded by the coding sequence TTGATCCGCCCCGTTTTCGAACCCGAAGTCCTGCCGATCGAATCGACCGGCGCCGATCTGCCTCAGGTCGCCGATGAACGGCTTACGCCGAACGGCTTGCGCGCGCGCTTCGCCCAGCGTCTCGTCTGGGATCCGGAGCCTACCGATGTCTACTGGCGCGAACCCGGCGACCCGCGGGCCGCGGCCGTGCTGATGCCGCTCGTGCAGCGCGAGGCGGGGCTCACGGTGCTGCTTACGCAGCGCGCCGACCACCTCAGCGACCACGCCGGGCAAATCAGCTTTCCTGGCGGCCGCCGGGAACCCGACGATGCGAACGCGGTCGCAACGGCGTTGCGTGAGGCGCATGAGGAAATCGCGCTTGCCTCCGACCGCGTCGAGATATTGGGCGCGTTGCCCGACTATCTCACGGGTACCGGTTTTCGCGTCACGCCTGTGGTCGGCCTGGTGCATCCACCATTTGCCCTCGAGGCGGATGCGCTCGAAGTAGCGGAAATCTTCGAGGTTCCGCTTGCGTTTCTGATGCACCCGGCCAACCACGAGGTGCGTGTATTGCGTTGGGAGGGCGGGGAGCGGCGCTTCTTTTCCATGCCGTATCCGCGCCCGGGCGTGGGTAGCCACTATTTCATCTGGGGCGCTACGGCCGGTATGCTGCGCAACTTCTACCGCTTCCTCGTGGCCGCCTGA
- a CDS encoding PepSY-associated TM helix domain-containing protein, translated as MRPLLVRLHRWFGLATAAFLFVAGLTGAIIAWDHELDAALNPTFYRAATRGAPLPPLELARRIEANDPRLMVSYLPLQVEAGNTLIVSVTPRVDPRTGRPYVLGFTQVAVDPATAAVQGRREWGALSLNRLDLLPFVYKLHYSLHLPILRGIDLGTWLMGLVGIVWMFDGMVALVLAFPSAKSWRKSFAFRLRRGGHALVFDLHRSGGVWVWGLLLVLAVTSVSMNLSAPVVRPLVSLLSPLSATPFTNPAGREPLGPVETALSRERIAEMAVAAGRDEGLKEAPGAIFFVPTLAAYGVGYFGAGNEHGDIGLGNAWLYWDARTGALVGRQIPGKGSPGDLFMQAQFPLHSGRIAGMAGRVIISAMGIVVAMLSLTGVLIWLKKARARRRAAPALSPSRSPIRT; from the coding sequence ATGAGGCCGCTTTTAGTCCGGCTGCATCGCTGGTTCGGGCTTGCAACGGCGGCTTTTTTGTTCGTTGCGGGGCTGACCGGCGCGATCATCGCCTGGGACCACGAACTCGATGCAGCGCTGAACCCCACGTTCTACCGTGCTGCGACGCGCGGCGCCCCGCTCCCCCCATTGGAGTTGGCTAGACGCATCGAAGCGAACGATCCGCGACTGATGGTGAGCTATCTGCCGTTGCAGGTGGAGGCCGGCAATACGTTGATCGTAAGCGTCACGCCACGCGTCGACCCGCGCACGGGACGGCCCTACGTGCTGGGCTTTACCCAGGTGGCGGTCGATCCGGCAACCGCTGCGGTGCAGGGCCGGCGCGAGTGGGGCGCCCTATCGCTGAACCGGCTCGACCTTCTTCCGTTCGTCTACAAGCTTCATTACTCGCTGCATCTGCCGATACTGCGCGGCATCGACCTCGGCACCTGGCTGATGGGCCTCGTCGGCATCGTCTGGATGTTCGATGGCATGGTGGCGCTCGTGCTCGCCTTCCCCAGCGCGAAAAGCTGGCGCAAATCCTTCGCGTTCCGGTTGCGGCGTGGCGGCCACGCGCTCGTATTCGATCTGCACCGCTCGGGCGGCGTATGGGTATGGGGGCTGTTGCTCGTGCTGGCAGTGACGTCGGTGTCGATGAACCTGAGCGCGCCCGTCGTGCGTCCCCTCGTGTCGCTGCTGTCGCCGCTTTCGGCTACGCCGTTCACGAACCCGGCCGGCCGCGAACCACTTGGCCCCGTGGAAACGGCACTGAGCCGCGAACGCATCGCAGAAATGGCCGTTGCCGCAGGGCGCGACGAGGGGCTGAAGGAGGCACCCGGCGCGATCTTCTTCGTCCCCACGCTCGCCGCGTATGGCGTCGGCTACTTCGGCGCAGGCAACGAGCATGGCGATATCGGGCTCGGCAACGCCTGGCTTTACTGGGACGCGCGCACGGGCGCGCTCGTGGGCCGTCAGATACCCGGCAAGGGCTCGCCGGGCGATCTGTTCATGCAAGCGCAATTTCCATTGCACTCGGGCCGTATCGCCGGCATGGCGGGCCGCGTGATCATCAGCGCGATGGGTATCGTCGTCGCCATGCTCAGCTTGACGGGCGTACTCATCTGGCTGAAAAAGGCACGTGCACGGCGCCGTGCGGCGCCAGCGCTGTCGCCGTCACGCTCGCCGATCAGAACCTGA